Proteins co-encoded in one Brassica rapa cultivar Chiifu-401-42 chromosome A02, CAAS_Brap_v3.01, whole genome shotgun sequence genomic window:
- the LOC103851339 gene encoding sucrose-phosphate synthase 1 — protein MAGNDWVNSYLEAILDVGQPLDDARPSLLLRERGRFTPSRYFVEEVITGYDETDLHKSWTKAVATRSTQERNTRLENMCWRIWNLARQKKQHEEKEAQRLAKRRLERERGRREVTDDMSEEFSEGEKGDIVSDVSTHGIKSRLARINSAESMEIWANQQKGNKLYLVLISLHGLIRGENMELGRDSDTGGQVKYVVELARALGSMPGVYRVDLLTRQVSSPDVDYSYGEPTEMLTPRDSEDLSDEMGESSGAYIVRIPFGPKDKYIPKELLWPHIAEFVDGAMSHIIQMSNVLGEQVVGGGSGKPIWPSAIHGHYADAGDAAALLSGALNVPMILTGHSLGRDKLEQLLKQGRLSKEEINSTYKIMRRIEGEELSVDVSEMVITSTRQEIDEQWRLYDGFDPILERKLRARIKRNVSCYGRFMPRMVKIPPGMEFNHIVPHDGDMEDADGNEEHPTSRDPPIWAEIMRFFSNSRKPMILALARPDPKKNITTLVKAFGECRPLRELANLALIMGNRDGIDEMSSTSSSVLLSVLKLVDKYDLYGQVAYPKHHKQSDVPDIYRLAAKSKGVFINPAFIEPFGLTLIEAAAYGLPMVATKNGGPVDIHRILDNGLLVDPHDQQSLSEALLKLVADKHLWAKCRQNGLKNIHQFSWPEHCKTYLSRITSFKPRHPQWQSDDDDDDGDNSEPESPGDSFRDISLNLRFSFDGGSGNDGSMNQEVSSSMDRKSKIEAAVLNWSKGKDSSRKMGSSLERSEVSSGKFPAVRRRKFIFVIALDFDGEKDTLAATRRILEAVEKERADGSVGFILSTSLKISEITSFLESGGLSPNDFDAFVCNSGSDLYYTSLSSEDGPFVVDFYYHSHVEYRWGGEGLRKTLIRWASSVNEKRSGGDDDEQIVTLAEHLSTDYCYTFAVKKPAAVPPVRELRKVLRIQALRCHVVYSQSGTRINVIPVLASRVQALRYLFVRWGIDLAKMVVFVGESGDTDYEGLLGGLHKSVVLEGVSCSASNALHTNRSYPLTDVISLESNNVVHAPLDSDVREALKKLELLED, from the exons ATGGCTGGGAACGATTGGGTGAACAGTTACTTGGAGGCGATTCTCGACGTTGGTCAGCCTCTCGACGATGCTCGCCCTTCGCTTTTGTTAAGGGAGAGAGGCAGGTTCACTCCTAGCCGTTACTTCGTTGAGGAAGTCATTACTGGGTACGATGAGACTGATCTTCACAAGTCATGGACCAAG gCTGTTGCTACGAGGAGTACGCAAGAGAGGAACACACGGTTGGAGAACATGTGTTGGAGGATCTGGAATCTCGCTCGTCAAAAGAAGcag CATGAGGAAAAGGAAGCACAGAGGCTAGCCAAGCGCCGTCTTGAGCGTGAGAGAGGTCGCAGGGAGGTAACAGATGATATGTCCGAGGAGTTTTCAGAAGGAGAGAAAGGAGACATCGTCAGTGATGTGTCAACTCATGGAATCAAAAGCAGGCTGGCGAGGATTAATTCTGCTGAGTCCATGGAGATATGGGCTAACCAACAGAAGGGAAACAAGCTCTATCTTGTTTTAATAAG TCTTCATGGTCTCATACGTGGCGAAAACATGGAGCTCGGACGTGATTCTGATACCGGTGGCCAG GTTAAATACGTTGTGGAGCTTGCACGTGCTTTAGGATCAATGCCAGGAGTCTACAGGGTCGACTTGCTTACCAGACAAGTCTCTTCACCAGATGTTGACTATAGCTACGGCGAACCAACCGAAATGCTGACTCCTAGAGACTCTGAAGACCTCTCGGACGAGATGGGGGAGAGCAGCGGCGCTTATATAGTGAGAATACCCTTCGGTCCAAAGGACAAGTACATTCCAAAAGAGCTTCTATGGCCTCACATCGCCGAGTTCGTCGATGGAGCTATGAGCCACATCATACAAATGTCAAACGTTCTCGGCGAACAAGTTGTTGGTGGTGGTAGTGGGAAGCCTATTTGGCCTTCTGCCATCCATGGACACTACGCTGATGCTGGTGACGCCGCTGCTTTGCTGTCGGGTGCGCTTAACGTGCCTATGATTCTCACTGGCCACTCGCTCGGTAGAGATAAGCTGGAGCAGCTTTTGAAGCAAGGACGGCTCTCGAAAGAAGAGATCAACTCGACTTATAAGATTATGAGGCGGATAGAGGGTGAGGAGTTGTCTGTTGACGTTTCTGAGATGGTGATAACTAGCACGAGGCAGGAGATAGACGAGCAGTGGAGGTTGTATGATGGGTTTGATCCCATACTGGAGCGTAAGTTGAGAGCAAGGATCAAGAGGAATGTTAGCTGTTATGGACGGTTCATGCCTCGCATGGTT AAAATTCCACCAGGGATGGAGTTCAATCATATTGTTCCACATGATGGTGATATGGAAGATGCAGATGGGAATGAGGAACATCCAACTTCTCGGGATCCACCAATATGGGCTGAG ATAATGCGTTTCTTTTCAAATTCCCGGAAGCCTATGATACTTGCCCTTGCGAGGCCAGACCCCAAAAAGAATATCACGACGTTAGTGAAAGCATTTGGTGAATGTCGCCCGCTGAGAGAGCTTGCTAACTTG GCACTTATTATGGGCAACCGTGATGGGATTGATGAAATGTCGAGCACGAGTTCTTCTGTTCTCCTTTCTGTTCTGAAGCTAGTTGACAAGTATGATCTCTACGGTCAAGTCGCCTACCCTAAACATCACAAACAGTCTGATGTCCCTGACATATATCGCCTAGCTGCAAAGTCTAAG GGTGTATTCATCAATCCAGCTTTCATAGAACCATTTGGACTTACTCTaattgag GCTGCAGCCTATGGATTGCCAATGGTTGCTACAAAAAATGGCGGTCCTGTAGATATACACCGG ATTCTGGACAATGGTCTCCTAGTGGATCCTCATGACCAGCAATCTCTTTCCGAAGCGCTTCTCAAGCTTGTTGCTGATAAGCACCTATGGGCAAAGTGTCGCCAAAACGGGTTGAAGAACATTCACCAATTCTCTTGGCCAGAGCATTGCAAAACTTATCTATCCCGCATAACCAGCTTCAAACCAAGACATCCACAATGGCAAagcgacgatgatgatgatgatggtgataaCTCAGAACCTGAGTCACCCGGTGATTCCTTCAGAGATATATCCTTGAACTTGAGGTTCTCATTTGACGGTGGAAGTGGGAACGACGGTTCAATGAATCAAGAAGTGAGCTCCTCCATGGACCGGAAGAGCAAAATCGAAGCTGCTGTCTTAAACTGGTCTAAAGGCAAAGATAGTAGCCGCAAAATGGGATCATCACTGGAGAGGTCAGAGGTTAGTTCTGGAAAGTTCCCTGCGGTGCGGAGAAGGAAGTTTATCTTTGTCATTGCTCTTGACTTTGACGGTGAAAAGGACACACTAGCTGCTACGAGAAGGATCCTAGAGGCGGTTGAAAAGGAGAGAGCTGATGGATCCGTCGGGTTCATATTGTCAACATCTCTTAAAATCTCTGAGATAACATCTTTCTTGGAGTCAGGAGGGTTAAGTCCTAATGACTTCGACGCTTTCGTGTGCAACAGCGGGAGTGATCTCTACTACACATCTCTCAGCTCTGAAGATGGTCCTTTCGTTGTTGACTTTTACTACCATTCCCATGTAGAGTATCGCTGGGGTGGTGAAGGGCTGAGGAAGACTTTGATCCGTTGGGCGTCTTCGGTTAACGAGAAAAGATctggtggtgatgatgatgagcaGATTGTCACTCTTGCTGAACATCTTTCGACTGACTACTGTTACACCTTTGCTGTCAAGAAGCCTGCAGCT GTACCTCCAGTGAGAGAGCTCAGGAAAGTGCTTAGGATCCAGGCGTTGCGTTGTCATGTCGTTTATAGTCAGAGTGGCACCAGAATAAACGTGATACCAGTGCTGGCTTCTCGTGTACAAGCCCTAAG GTATTTGTTTGTTCGGTGGGGCATTGACCTGGCTAAGATGGTTGTGTTCGTGGGAGAATCAGGTGACACTGACTACGAAGGATTGCTCGGAGGGCTTCACAAGAGCGTTGTACTAGAAGGGGTGTCTTGCAGCGCAAGCAACGCTTTGCACACTAACAGGAGCTATCCACTCACTGACGTGATCTCCTTGGAGAGCAACAACGTGGTTCACGCACCCTTGGATTCAGATGTTCGTGAGGCCCTGAAGAAACTAGAGCTTCTCGAAGACTGA